One Dietzia sp. JS16-p6b genomic window carries:
- a CDS encoding PPOX class F420-dependent oxidoreductase, with protein MSDSRPSDSPLTDDLRRLLALPNPCVMATLRRDGSPVAVPTWYRLVGDRIHLNLDAGRVRLQHLRRDPRVALSVLQVDDWYSHVSIQGRVTEITEDPDLSGIDALSRHYTDQPYPVRDRARVDAWVEVERVHTWGAAARS; from the coding sequence GTGTCCGACTCACGCCCATCCGACTCCCCGCTCACCGACGACCTGCGCCGCCTGCTCGCCCTGCCGAATCCGTGCGTCATGGCGACGCTGCGCAGAGACGGGTCACCGGTCGCGGTGCCCACGTGGTACCGGCTGGTCGGGGACCGTATCCATCTCAACCTCGACGCCGGACGGGTCCGCCTCCAGCACCTGCGACGCGACCCGCGCGTGGCACTGTCCGTGCTGCAGGTGGACGACTGGTACTCGCATGTGAGCATCCAGGGCCGGGTCACCGAGATCACCGAGGACCCGGACCTGTCGGGGATCGACGCCCTGTCCCGGCACTACACGGACCAGCCGTACCCGGTCCGTGATCGTGCCCGCGTCGATGCCTGGGTGGAGGTCGAGCGGGTACACACATGGGGGGCCGCGGCACGATCCTGA
- a CDS encoding peroxidase-related enzyme (This protein belongs to a clade of uncharacterized proteins related to peroxidases such as the alkylhydroperoxidase AhpD.) yields MSDRYPLAELADLPEDLRERILAEQEKAGFIPEVFLMFGRRPAEWRAFFAYHDAVMDREGSNMSKADKEMIIVTISAQNNCQFCVVAHGAILRIVKKDPYLSDQLAVSHHKSDLTPRERAICDFATKVNLRSDELVDADYAALHEHGLDDEDAWDIATITGLFGLSNRVANATDMRPNPEFYLMGRAPRS; encoded by the coding sequence ATGTCCGACCGTTACCCCCTCGCCGAACTCGCCGATCTACCCGAGGACCTGAGGGAACGCATCCTCGCGGAACAGGAGAAGGCCGGATTCATCCCCGAGGTGTTCCTGATGTTCGGGCGACGCCCTGCGGAGTGGCGGGCGTTCTTCGCCTACCACGACGCCGTGATGGACCGCGAGGGTTCAAACATGTCCAAGGCGGACAAGGAGATGATCATCGTGACCATCTCCGCGCAGAACAACTGCCAGTTCTGCGTGGTGGCGCACGGGGCGATCCTGCGTATCGTCAAGAAGGACCCGTACCTGTCCGATCAACTGGCCGTGAGCCATCACAAGTCCGACCTGACCCCGCGCGAGCGCGCGATCTGCGACTTCGCCACCAAGGTCAACCTGCGATCCGACGAGCTCGTCGACGCCGACTACGCCGCGCTCCACGAACACGGACTGGACGACGAGGACGCGTGGGACATCGCGACGATCACCGGCCTTTTCGGGCTGAGCAACCGGGTGGCCAACGCCACCGACATGCGGCCGAACCCGGAGTTCTACCTGATGGGGCGCGCGCCACGGTCCTGA